The Sebastes fasciatus isolate fSebFas1 chromosome 13, fSebFas1.pri, whole genome shotgun sequence genome includes a region encoding these proteins:
- the LOC141780228 gene encoding uncharacterized protein LOC141780228: protein MALLNYPVPELDVTLQEVSRVLQLTLSPDLYPEFKSTLEQQRELLQEAQQKLAAITSGQENWVTAQFKRGLLSCAEPLPISTALPVVLRSSKAKRSTQLGRAAALLWAAAKLYSEPLLLEGNVPTERTQQSEVFSASRIPGRSQDEIKVYPDSLHAIVTCVGGVFPVDILERPSTGGPVSARPFIDIYNQLAQVMDQPSAGKQNDPSVICSLSALERKVWAATREEILGQGGDAAASLGLMESAVLTLCLEDCNAPSELADILNAVRMEEGGDRPCLRYCDKVMSLVVFKDSTAGMVFEHSAVDGMVAALVAEHVYNLSESADLNVVHNYTEYVNGSVTVNGDSVCPTSLSFPLQEVNIPKSSTSLRATHSVLTFDVSAYPDVFSTLRGQRGLYDAWINFSLQLSLRQTLGESAAKHMLVTPTHVRHYKHGRCDPTYSITMHSHKLVGALASCIGSDNKIQYTADLLRLFHVAFLEHKSLIRNTKTGQGVGPHIAVLRRSLPSDNPLKKYLDPFGCPSVYLTGRDVSEGVECGVGNVYAQDQLAVAYLGKTDKVRIALNGKGSFALALEKLQESLKINLKLVMLLAVRYAVACQMGALECLQNQGQTGKMNGETNHCPESPDNGKKAVDSTSGMSTDHTLVIHGGAGEEMMLNTEVIGVIEFALQTALTLGSQVLQQGGRSLDAVQKSVEALEDCFLFNAGKGSVFNKDGKNEMEATIVDGNAMKSGSVACVQSVKNPIKAARCVMEKSSHSLIVGDGAEEFLQGLEGKEKPVGPEYFYTDIRHRQLAAKLTVGNTSKNNHPQTVGAVALDRWSGLAAASSTGGVVGKLKGRVGDTAVVGAGIYADDKLAITCSGDGDVFLRQTVAQKIASLYHHTGCSLRQACRDVMAENLDGICAGIIAVDTKGEAIIETNAGVMFVASMVDGISRVEVLRPLKSFSHVIWKTDELVAYLDPNPWIPGSTILTRKTLSGASSIFQLATPDFVAMLQGARAVSRLLCERLEVQRCALVFKPTNDQPAQIRLLPLHGLQPNWQPHLANEEESHTCDPGYCTSKSGPCWDDEALAQVQAKIRNGLPTPNAPSCFDFFGDASNDNLFSRIVRGEQQQWRVWDDSEHVAFLTPYPNTPGLTVVVPRKQLSSDIFKLEEADYKALILATSKVARLLEEGMRAQGVALIFEGFEIDYAHAKLIPLLPSPDGTKSPDLQPEFFQSYPGYVSSLDGPAADPEALKKIHSKITQCRAPRSWQDPQSHSTIAIKSQWYHNLFQIQNTLFHSTVEYFHTSRQFSYALTPLTTDTISSPMGLGSDSEPVSVDLLGQDIYLADSMQFVLEYFLRFQENLPGTYYISPSFRGEDPDATHLNQFYHVECELLGDMDKAISTAEGYLAHLTKSMLKKHSDIILNTAGTLTHVKAMLSKLDGNTPLPRVPLDQAIPMMPSADCSEWVQDGQPQFGRKLTRKGERVLIEKYGGAVWLTEMDHLGVPFYQAYVEGTGRCKAKAADLLLGLGETLGLGERHSTPEMVQEALRHHAVPEQSYKWYIDMRQVKPLLTSGWGMGTERYLCWLLQHDDVRDIHIIPRMKGMKYLP from the exons ATGGCCCTTCTCAACTACCCTGTCCCAGAGTTGGATGTCACCTTGCAAGAAGTGAGCCGAGTCCTGCAGCTCACTTTAAGTCCTGACCTTTACCCGGAGTTCAAAAGTACACTGGAACAGCAGAGGGAGCTCCTTCAAGAGGCCCAGCAAAAATTGGCAGCCATTACTTCAGGTCAAGAGAACTGGGTGACGGCGCAGTTCAAGAGAGGTCTGCTGTCTTGTGCTGAACCACTGCCGATCTCTACTGCCCTTCCTGTTGTTCTGCGTTCGTCTAAAGCAAAGAGATCTACCCAGCTGGGGAGGGCAGCCGCTCTGCTCTGGGCAGCAGCAAAGCTATACAGTGAGCCACTGTTACTGGAAGGCAATGTGCCAACGGAGCGCACACAGCAGTCTGAGGTATTCTCTGCCAGCAGGATTCCTGGAAGGAGTCAAGATGAGATTAAG GTCTACCCAGATAGCCTCCATGCCATCGTCACCTGTGTTGGAGGAGTGTTCCCTGTTGACATACTGGAGCGTCCCAGCACTGGTGGGCCGGTTTCTGCTCGACCGTTCATTGACATCTACAACCAGCTGGCTCAGGTGATGGATCAACCCAGTGCAGGAAAGCAGAACGATCCCTCTGTCATTTGCAGCCTCTCGGCTCTGGAGCGCAAAGTCTGGGCTGCCACCAGAGAAGAGATCCTGGGGCAAGGAGGGGACGCAGCAGCATCACTGGGGCTGATGGAGAGTGCCGTGCTGACGCTCTGTCTGGAAGACTGCAACGCACCCTCTGAACTGGCTGATATCCTCAATGCAGTGAGGATGGAAGAAGGAGGAGACCGTCCATGTCTGAGATACTGTGACAAG GTGATGAGCCTTGTGGTGTTCAAGGACAGCACAGCTGGGATGGTGTTTGAGCACAGTGCTGTGGATGGAATGGTGGCTGCGCTTGTGGCTGAGCATGTGTACAATCTGTCTGAGAGTGCTGACTTAAACGTAGTCCATAATTACACTGAATATGTGAATGGGTCTGTCACTGTTAATGGTGATTCTGTTTGTCCAACTTCCCTTTCCTTCCCCTTGCAAGAAGTAAACATCCCGAAGTCAAGCACTTCCTTGCGAGCAACTCATTCAGTTCTCACTTTTGATGTTTCCGCCTATCCTGATGTCTTTTCTACTCTCAGAGGGCAGAGAGGCCTGTATGATGCTTGGATCAACTTCTCATTGCAGCTTTCCCTGAGGCAGACTCTTGGGGAATCTGCTGCTAAGCACATGCTTGTCACACCAACCCATGTTCGCCACTACAAACATGGCCGATGTGATCCTACATACTCCATCACCATGCATTCTCACAAGTTAGTAGGTGCCTTGGCATCTTGCATTGGCTCAGATAACAAAATCCAATACACAGCTGACCTCCTACGCTTGTTCCATGTTGCCTTTTTGGAGCATAAGAGCCTCATCAGAAACACCAAAACTGGTCAAGGAGTTGGTCCCCATATAGCCGTCCTGCGTCGATCATTGCCATCTGACAACCCATTGAAGAAGTACCTGGACCCCTTTGGATGTCCATCTGTGTACCTCACAGGTAGAGATGTGTCGGAGGGCGTGGAGTGTGGAGTAGGGAATGTTTATGCCCAAGATCAGCTGGCTGTAGCCTACCTTGGGAAGACAGACAAGGTTCGCATTGCGCTTAATGGAAAAGGGAGCTTTGCTCTGGCACTGGAGAAGCTTCAAGAAAGCCTGAAGATAAACCTGAAGTTAGTGATGCTTCTAGCTGTTAGGTATGCCGTTGCATGCCAAATGGGAGCCCTGGAATGTCTACAGAATCAGGGTCAAACAGGGAAAATGAATGGAGAGACAAACCACTGTCCTGAGAGTCCAGACAATGGCAAAAAAGCTGTTGACTCCACCTCTGGCATGAGCACAGACCACACTCTGGTGATCCATGGTGGCGCTGGAGAGGAGATGATGCTGAACACCGAAGTCATTGGGGTTATTGAGTTTGCTCTACAGACAGCCTTAACCCTTGGATCCCAAGTGCTTCAACAAGGTGGAAGGAGTCTGGACGCAGTTCAGAAGTCAGTAGAAGCTCTGGAGGACTGCTTCCTGTTCAATGCAGGTAAAGGCTCAGTGTTCAACAAAGATGGCAAAAATGAAATGGAAGCAACCATTGTGGATGGCAATGCAATGAAATCAGGATCTGTTGCTTGTGTGCAAAGTGTGAAGAACCCCATAAAGGCTGCCAGATGTGTCATGGAGAAAAGCTCACATTCACTCATTGTGGGAGATGGGGCTGAGGAGTTTCTGCAAGGGTTGGAGGGGAAGGAGAAACCTGTTGGGCctgagtatttctacactgatATACGCCACAGACAGTTAGCTGCAAAGCTCACTGTTGGAAATACCTCAAAAAACAATCACCCACAGACAGTTGGAGCTGTGGCCTTGGACCGTTGGAGTGGGTTGGCTGCTGCATCATCCACAGGTGGGGTAGTAGGAAAGCTGAAAGGGCGAGTCGGGGATACAGCAGTAGTAGGGGCAGGAATATATGCTGATGACAAGTTAGCTATTACCTGCTCTGGAGATGGAGATGTATTTCTGAGGCAAACAGTTGCACAGAAAATAGCCAGTCTCTACCACCACACGGGCTGTAGCCTCAGGCAGGCATGTAGAGACGTGATGGCTGAAAATCTAGATGGGATCTGTGCAGGAATCATTGCTGTGGACACTAAAGGTGAAGCCATCATTGAAACAAATGCTGGTGTGATGTTTGTGGCCTCAATGGTAGATGGCATTTCCCGAGTAGAGGTCCTCAGGCCCCTCAAGAGCTTCTCTCATGTGATCTGGAAAACTGATGAGCTGGTTGCCTACCTGGATCCCAACCCCTGGATCCCTGGGTCAACCATTCTGACTAGAAAAACTCTTAGTGGGGCAAGCAGCATCTTCCAGTTGGCTACACCTGATTTTGTGGCTATGCTACAAGGAGCAAGAGCTGTGTCGCGGTTGCTTTGTGAGCGATTGGAAGTGCAGCGCTGTGCCTTGGTTTTCAAACCAACCAATGATCAGCCAGCACAAATCAGACTGCTCCCGCTTCATGGCCTACAGCCAAACTGGCAGCCCCATCTTGCAAATGAAGAGGAGTCCCACACTTGCGATCCTGGCTACTGCACCTCAAAAAGTGGCCCATGCTGGGATGATGAGGCACTGGCCCAGGTTCAAGCAAAGATTAGAAACGGACTGCCAACACCAAATGCACCTTCTTGCTTTGACTTTTTTGGAGACGCTTCCAATGATAACCTGTTCAGTCGTATTGTACGTggagagcagcaacagtggaGAGTCTGGGACGACAGCGAGCATGTTGCCTTCCTCACACCGTACCCAAACACTCCTGGACTAACTGTTGTGGTGCCACGCAAACAACTGTCCAGCGACATCTTCAAACTGGAGGAAGCTGACTACAAGGCGCTGATCTTAGCCACTTCTAAAGTTGCCCGACTACTAGAAGAGGGGATGAGAGCTCAAGGCGTTGCACTGATCTTCGAGGGCTTTGAGATTGATTATGCTCATGCCAAGCTGATCCCTCTGTTACCTTCACCAGATGGCACTAAGTCTCCTGATCTGCAACCAGAGTTCTTCCAGAGCTACCCTGGATATGTGTCATCACTGGATGGCCCAGCTGCTGACCCTGAGGCCCTCAAAAAGATACACTCAAAAATCACCCAGTGCAGGGCTCCCCGTTCATGGCAAGACCCTCAGTCTCACTCAACAATTGCCATCAAGAGCCAGTGGTATCACAACCTGTTCCAGATTCAAAACACTCTTTTCCACAGTACAGTGGAATATTTCCACACTTCCCGCCAGTTCTCCTACGCTCTAACCCCTCTCACCACAGACACCATCTCTTCACCAATGGGCTTGGGATCTGACTCAGAACCAGTTTCTGTTGACCTGCTGGGCCAGGACATCTACCTGGCTGACTCAATGCAGTTTGTACTTGAATACTTCCTTCGTTTCCAGGAGAACCTGCCGGGAACGTACTACATATCTCCCAGCTTTAGAGGCGAAGATCCTGATGCTACACACTTGAACCAGTTCTACCACGTGGAGTGCGAACTGTTGGGTGACATGGACAAGGCCATTTCTACAGCAGAAGGATACTTGGCTCATCTCACCAAGTCCATGTTGAAGAAACACTCTGATATTATCCTCAACACTGCCGGGACCCTTACACACGTCAAAGCCATGCTGAGTAAGCTGGATGGAAACACCCCACTCCCACGAGTCCCTCTAGACCAGGCCATTCCCATGATGCCCTCTGCTGACTGCTCAGAGTGGGTACAAGATGGCCAGCCACAGTTTGGCAGAAAGCTAACACGCAAAGGAGAGCGGGTCTTGATAGAGAAATATGGTGGTGCTGTTTGGCTGACTGAGATGGACCATCTAGGAGTTCCCTTCTACCAGGCCTATGTGGAGGGCACTGGGCGGTGCAAAGCCAAAGCTGCAGACCTTCTCCTGGGGCTGGGTGAGACCTTGGGTCTCGGTGAACGTCATTCCACCCCTGAGATGGTACAGGAGGCCCTCAGGCACCATGCAGTGCCAGAGCAGTCCTACAAATGGTACATTGACATGCGACAAGTGAAACCACTCCTCACCAGTGGATGGGGCATGGGGACGGAGCGCTACTTGTGTTGGCTGCTTCAGCATGATGACGTCAGAGATATACATATCATTCCTAGGATGAAAGGAATGAAGTACTTGCCCTGA
- the LOC141780229 gene encoding 3-mercaptopyruvate sulfurtransferase-like has translation MGLQTQALVSAKWLANMVNRNLVGPRLRILDTSWYLPMMERDGKKEFAQSHIPGASLFDIDECSDRTSEFDHTLPTEQLFADYVGNLGIGNDSHVVVYDASDFGLFSCTRVWWMFRLFGHPQVSVLNGGFRDWVRRGYPTTGASRRPEAARFTATMNRSWVRSFEDVTENIESQRFQVVDVRPLERFKGREQEPREGVRSGHIPGSKCMPFYDFVDADGMMLSKEKLKKFFEESKVDLNKPLCGSCGSGVTACHMVLAAHLCGAPGASVYDGSWYEWFTKAPPEHVATEL, from the exons ATGGGGCTGCAAACTCAAGCTCTCGTTTCTGCCAAATGGCTCGCAAACATGGTGAACCGCAACCTGGTCGGACCTCGTCTGCGGATCCTGGACACGTCCTGGTACCTGCCGATGATGGAGCGAGATGGCAAGAAGGAGTTTGCCCAATCTCACATCCCGGGAGCGTCTTTATTCGACATAGACGAGTGCTCGGACCGGACCTCAGAGTTTGATCATACGCTGCCGACCGAGCAGCTGTTCGCAGACTACGTGGGCAACCTGGGCATTGGAAACGACAGCCATGTGGTGGTTTATGACGCCAGTGACTTCGGGTTGTTCTCTTGCACCAGAGTGTGGTGGATGTTCCGCTTGTTCGGCCATCCTCAGGTGTCGGTGCTGAACGGGGGGTTCAGGGACTGGGTGAGGAGGGGCTACCCGACCACAGGCGCCTCCAGGCGGCCTGAGGCAGCCCGCTTCACCGCCACCATGAACCGCTCCTGGGTCAGGTCGTTTGAGGACGTCACAGAGAACATTGAGTCTCAGCGGTTTCAGGTGGTGGATGTGAGGCCTCTGGAGAGGTTTAAAGGGAGAGAGCAGGAGCCAAGAGAGG GTGTCCGGTCAGGTCACATCCCCGGCTCCAAATGCATGCCTTTCTATGACTTTGTCGACGCTGACGGCATGATGCTCTCCAAGGAGAAGCTGAAGAAGTTCTTCGAGGAGTCAAAGGTGGACCTGAATAAGCCACTCTGTGGATCCTGTGGCTCCGGTGTGACCGCCTGTCACATGGTGCTGGCCGCCCATCTGTGCGGCGCCCCCGGGGCGTCTGTATATGATGGATCGTGGTACGAGTGGTTCACCAAGGCCCCGCCGGAGCATGTTGCCACCGAGCTCTGA
- the LOC141780227 gene encoding uncharacterized protein LOC141780227, whose translation MVFEHSAVDGMVAGLVTEHVYNLSESADLNLVHTDTEHMNGSVTVNNVNSVCLTSLTFPLQGVNTPKLSTDLKATHPVLTFDVSAYPDVFSTLRGQRGMFDAWINFSLQLSLRQTLGESAAKHMLVTPTHMRHYKHGRCDPTYSITMHSHKLIGALASCIGSDNKIQYTADLLRLFHVAFLEHRSLIRNTKSGQGVGPHLAALRRSLPSDNPLTKYLDPFGCPSVYLTGTDGMEGAECGVGNVYAQDQLAVTYLGKRDMVRIALNGKGSFALALEKLQESLKINLKLVMLLAVRYAVAYQMGALECLQNQGQTGKMNGETNHCPESPDNGKKAVDSTSGMSTDHTLVIHGGAGEEMMLNTEVIGVIEFALHTALTLGSQVLQQGGRSLDAVQKSVEALEDCFLFNAGKGSVFNKDGKNEMEATIVDGNAMKSGSVACVQSVKNPIKAARCVMEKSSHSLIVGDGAEEFLQGLEGKEKPVGPEYFYTDIRHRQLAAKLTVGNTSKNNHPQTVGAVALDRWSGLAAASSTGGVVGKLKGRVGDTAVVGAGIYADDKLAITCSGDGDVFLRHTVAQKIASLYHHTGCSLRQACRDVMAENLDGICAGIIAVDTKGEAIIETNAGVMFVASMVDGISRVEVLRPLKSFSHVIWETDELVAYLDPNPWIPGSTILTRKTLSGASSIFQLATPDFVSMLQGPRAVSRLLCERLGVQRCALVFNPTNDQSAQIRLLPLHGLQPNWQPHLANEEEFHNYDPGYCTSKSGPHWDDEALAQVQAKIRNGLPTPNAPSCFDFFGDASNDNLFSRIVRGEQQQWRVWEDSEHVAFLTPYPNTPGLTVVVPRKQLSSDIFKLEEADYKALILATSKVARLLEEGMKARGVALIFEGFEIDYAHAKLIPLLPSPDGTKPADLQPEFFESYPGYVSSLDGPAADPEALKKIHSKITQCRAPRSWQDPQSHSTIAIKSQWYHNLFQIQNTLFHSTVEYFHTSRQFSYALTPLTTDTISSPMGLGSDSEPVSVDLLGQDIYLADSMQFVLEYFLRFQENLPGTYYISPSFRGEDPDATHLNQFYHVECELLGDMDKAISTAEGYLSHLTKSMLKKHSDMILNTAGTLTHVKAMLSKLDGNTPLPRVPLDQAIPMMPSADCLEWVQDGQPQFGRKLTRKGERVLIEKYGGAVWLTEMDHLGVPFYQAYVEGTGRCKAKAADLLLGLGETVGLGERHSTPEMVQEALRHHAVPEQSYKWYISMRKVKPLLTSGWGMGTERYLCWLLQHDDVRDIHIIPRMKGMKYMP comes from the coding sequence ATGGTGTTTGAGCACAGTGCTGTGGATGGGATGGTAGCTGGGCTTGTGACTGAGCATGTATACAATCTGTCTGAGAGTGCTGACTTAAACCTAGTCCATACTGACACTGAACATATGAATGGGTCTGTCACAGTAAACAATGTTAATTCTGTTTGTCTCACTTCCCTAACCTTCCCCTTGCAAGGAGTCAATACCCCCAAACTGAGCACtgacttaaaagcaacacatccGGTTCTCACTTTTGATGTGTCCGCCTATCCTGATGTATTTTCTACTCTCAGAGGGCAGAGAGGCATGTTTGATGCTTGGATCAACTTCTCTTTGCAGCTTTCCCTGAGGCAGACTCTTGGGGAATCCGCTGCTAAGCACATGCTTGTCACACCTACCCATATGCGCCACTACAAACATGGCCGATGTGATCCTACATACTCCATCACCATGCATTCTCACAAGTTAATAGGTGCCTTGGCATCTTGCATTGGCTCAGATAACAAAATCCAATACACAGCCGACCTCCTACGATTGTTCCATGTTGCTTTTTTGGAGCATAGGAGCCTCATCCGAAACACCAAAAGTGGTCAGGGAGTTGGTCCCCATCTAGCTGCCCTACGCCGATCGTTACCATCTGACAACCCATTGACGAAGTACCTGGACCCCTTTGGATGTCCATCTGTGTACCTCACAGGTACAGATGGGATGGAGGGCGCGGAGTGTGGAGTAGGGAATGTTTATGCCCAAGATCAGCTGGCTGTAACCTACCTTGGGAAGAGAGACATGGTTCGCATTGCGCTTAATGGAAAAGGGAGCTTTGCTCTGGCACTGGAGAAGCTTCAAGAAAGCCTGAAGATAAACCTGAAGTTAGTGATGCTTCTAGCTGTTAGGTATGCCGTTGCATACCAAATGGGAGCCCTGGAATGTCTACAGAATCAGGGTCAAACAGGGAAAATGAATGGAGAGACAAACCACTGTCCTGAGAGTCCAGACAATGGCAAAAAAGCTGTTGACTCCACCTCTGGCATGAGCACAGACCACACTCTGGTGATCCATGGTGGCGCTGGAGAGGAGATGATGCTGAACACCGAAGTCATTGGGGTTATTGAGTTTGCTCTACATACAGCCTTAACCCTTGGATCCCAAGTACTTCAACAAGGTGGAAGGAGTCTGGACGCAGTTCAGAAGTCAGTAGAAGCTCTGGAGGACTGCTTCCTGTTCAATGCAGGTAAAGGCTCAGTGTTCAACAAAGATGGCAAAAATGAAATGGAAGCAACCATTGTGGATGGCAATGCAATGAAGTCAGGATCTGTTGCTTGTGTGCAAAGTGTGAAGAACCCCATAAAGGCAGCCAGATGTGTCATGGAGAAAAGCTCACATTCACTCATTGTGGGAGATGGGGCTGAGGAGTTTCTGCAAGGGTTAGAGGGGAAGGAGAAACCTGTTGGGCctgagtatttctacactgatATACGCCACAGACAGTTAGCTGCAAAGCTCACTGTTGGAAATACCTCAAAAAACAATCACCCACAGACAGTTGGAGCTGTGGCCTTGGACCGTTGGAGTGGGTTGGCTGCTGCATCATCCACAGGTGGGGTTGTAGGAAAGCTGAAAGGACGAGTTGGGGATACAGCAGTAGTAGGGGCAGGAATATATGCTGATGACAAGTTAGCTATTACCTGCTCTGGAGATGGAGATGTATTTCTGAGACACACAGTTGCACAGAAAATAGCCAGTCTCTACCACCACACGGGCTGTAGCCTCAGGCAGGCATGTAGAGACGTGATGGCTGAAAATCTAGATGGGATCTGTGCAGGAATCATTGCTGTGGACACTAAAGGTGAAGCCATCATTGAAACAAATGCTGGTGTGATGTTTGTGGCCTCAATGGTAGATGGCATTTCCCGAGTAGAGGTCCTCAGGCCCCTCAAGAGCTTCTCTCATGTGATCTGGGAAACCGATGAGCTGGTTGCCTACCTGGATCCCAACCCGTGGATCCCTGGGTCAACCATTCTGACTAGAAAAACTCTTAGTGGGGCAAGCAGCATCTTCCAGTTGGCTACACCTGATTTTGTGTCTATGCTACAAGGACCAAGAGCTGTGTCAAGGTTGCTTTGTGAGCGATTGGGAGTGCAGCGCTGTGCCTTGGTTTTCAATCCAACCAATGATCAGTCAGCACAAATCAGACTGCTCCCGCTTCATGGCCTACAGCCAAACTGGCAGCCCCATCTTGCAAATGAAGAGGAATTCCACAATTACGATCCTGGCTACTGCACCTCAAAAAGTGGCCCACACTGGGATGATGAGGCACTGGCCCAGGTTCAAGCCAAGATTAGAAACGGACTGCCAACACCAAATGCACCTTCTTGCTTTGACTTTTTTGGAGACGCTTCCAATGATAACCTGTTCAGTCGTATTGTACGTggagagcagcaacagtggaGAGTCTGGGAAGACAGCGAGCATGTTGCCTTCCTCACACCGTACCCAAACACTCCTGGACTAACTGTTGTGGTGCCACGCAAACAACTGTCCAGCGACATCTTCAAACTGGAGGAAGCTGACTACAAGGCGCTGATCTTAGCCACTTCTAAAGTTGCCCGACTACTAGAAGAGGGGATGAAAGCTCGAGGCGTTGCACTGATCTTCGAGGGCTTTGAGATTGATTATGCTCATGCCAAGCTGATCCCTCTGTTACCTTCACCAGATGGCACTAAGCCTGCTGATCTGCAACCAGAGTTCTTTGAGAGCTACCCTGGATATGTGTCATCACTGGATGGCCCAGCTGCTGACCCTGAGGCCCTCAAAAAGATACACTCAAAAATCACCCAGTGCAGGGCTCCCCGTTCATGGCAAGACCCTCAGTCTCACTCCACAATTGCCATCAAGAGCCAGTGGTATCACAACCTGTTCCAGATTCAAAACACTCTTTTCCACAGTACAGTGGAATATTTCCACACTTCCCGCCAGTTCTCCTACGCTCTAACCCCTCTCACCACAGACACCATCTCTTCACCAATGGGCTTGGGATCTGACTCAGAACCAGTTTCTGTTGACCTGCTGGGCCAGGACATCTACCTTGCTGACTCAATGCAGTTTGTACTTGAATACTTCCTTCGTTTCCAGGAGAACCTGCCGGGAACTTACTACATATCTCCCAGCTTTAGAGGCGAAGATCCTGATGCTACACACTTGAACCAGTTCTACCACGTGGAGTGCGAACTGTTGGGTGACATGGACAAGGCCATTTCTACAGCAGAGGGATACTTGTCTCATCTCACCAAGTCCATGTTGAAGAAACACTCTGATATGATCCTCAACACTGCCGGGACCCTTACACACGTCAAAGCCATGTTGAGTAAGCTGGATGGAAACACCCCACTCCCACGAGTCCCTCTAGACCAGGCCATTCCCATGATGCCCTCTGCTGACTGCTTAGAGTGGGTACAAGATGGCCAGCCACAGTTTGGCAGAAAGCTAACACGCAAAGGAGAGCGGGTCTTGATAGAGAAATATGGTGGTGCTGTTTGGCTGACTGAGATGGACCATCTAGGAGTTCCCTTCTACCAGGCCTATGTGGAGGGCACTGGGCGGTGCAAAGCCAAAGCTGCAGACCTTCTCCTGGGGCTTGGTGAGACCGTGGGTCTCGGTGAACGTCATTCCACCCCTGAGATGGTACAGGAAGCCCTCAGGCACCATGCAGTGCCAGAGCAGTCCTACAAATGGTACATTAGCATGCGGAAAGTGAAACCACTCCTCACCAGTGGATGGGGCATGGGGACAGAGCGCTACTTGTGTTGGCTGCTTCAGCATGATGACGTCAGAGATATACATATCATTCCTAGGATGAAAGGAATGAAGTACATGCCCTGA